Below is a genomic region from Bacillus mycoides.
ATTGTTCACGTAATTTAGCTTGTTCATTAGTGTAATTTGTGAAATCACCGATTACTTTATAAACAGTGCCATTCTCTGTAGAAGCTACTTGTAAAGCTTCTTCCCATTTTTGTTCTTTTGCAAGAGTGAATACTTTCTCTTCAATGAACTTTCTCCAAGTGGATCCTAATTCCATTGTGCTTTTCACGGACTGAGAAGTGTTAGGGTTAGAAAGAAGTTGCCCTTTTGTATCTTCAAGACGTTTACTCATCTCATTAAACTTGTCTAATTCGACTTGATCATGTTGTAGTAAATAACCTCTTAAAGCAGAAAGTTGTACTTGATAAGCGTCTCCGCGCTCTTTCAATTCTGTTGCAAGAGGAGAAATTTCTTTTTGTAATGTTTCAGCTTTATGAGACTGATCCATGGTAAAGAATAAAATAAAAGCTAAGGCGATGCCGAATAAAGCGCAAATCATTCCCATCATGAACATTAGTTTTTTTCGAATGCTAATAAAATTCATATGATAAAAATCCTCCTTGTAAAATCTTAGTATTAGAATTAATTAATTAATGTAAAAAATTGAAAGAAAGCTTTACTCCATCTGGAATAAAGCTTTCTTCTTTCCTTTAGGAATTATAGCAGACAGAATGGGAGATAGAAAGAGATATTTTAGCGTGAAAAAAGAGAGACTCTAAATCGCTCTTTCTAACAATTTAGAGTTCGTAGAAGTATAAATGAAATTTTCATTTTAACTATTTGTTTTGAAATGAGAAACGAGCACTTCAAGTTCTTGCACAATTGTTTTCATTTCTGATGATTTTTTAGCAACGACACTCATTTTGTTTACTTGGTCACCAGCTGAAGTTGCTGTTTTCGATGTTTCGGCAGCAACTTCATTTGAAATAGAAGCGATATTATTTAAAGCAGCATTCATTTCTTCAGAACTTGCGGCCATTTCTTCAGCAGTTGCAGACATTTCTTGTATTTGTGTAGAGAAATTGTTAATGTGATTAACAATTTCTGAGAATGAAGATCCAGCGGTACGAATGACTGTAATTCCTTCAGAAGCTTCTGACTGACCTTGTGTCATCATGTCATTTGCTATTTTTGTGTCCGCTTGAATTTGATGAAGTAAATGGTTAATGTCATTTGCTGCTAGCTGAGATTGTTCAGCAAGTTTTCGTACTTCATCGGCAACAACAGCGAATCCTTTTCCGTGTTCACCAGCACGGGCCGCTTCAATAGAAGCATTTAAAGCGAGCAAATTCGTCTGCTCGGCAATATTAGAAATAGATTGAAGTGCAGTATCAATATGATTCGTATGTGTAATGAGTCGCTCTACCACTTGTGATGTAGCGTTAACAGCTTCGTTAATTGTATGCATTTGTGTAATAGATTTTTCAATGACTTTATTTCCATCATCTGCTTTTTCAGAAGTTGTAACAGCTAGGCTAGCGGCAGAAGAGGCAGCTTGTGCAATGCGCTGAACACTCGTTGCCATATCATCCATTGCGGTTGAACTTTCTTCAATGCTAGAAACTTGTGAACGAATATTGTGCTCAAGAGCATTCATAGTCTCTTTAGTTTTTGCGGTATTTTCCATAGAAGCAGTTGTTTCGATAAACACATTTTCAGAAGCTTCTTTTACACTTGTTGATGTTTGTTGAACTTGCTTTATTATACGCTGTAAGTTAGCAAGCATTTGATTAAAGGAATTTGCGATGTCACCAATTTCATCTTTACTCGTTACGTGCAATCTAGCGGTTAAATCGCCATCTTGAGAAGCTAATTCTTTTAACTTCGCATCAATTTGTCGAATCGGTTTAACGAGTTTACCAGAGAACCACCATGCCAATAGAATAGACGTTAATGTACATGTAATGAGTGAGAAGAAAATAATATATTGAATAAGGGATGAAGAAGACTCTACGTCAGCAATTAATACGTCCCGTTTGTCATTTTCTTCATTTGCATATTTAGTAAAACGACTTAAAAGATCATTTACATAATCTGTTTGAGCAAGAGCAATTTTGGATGCTTCATCCCATTTTCCTTCCCGTGCAAGAGGGAGGACTTCATTATCTACGACGCTGCGCCATTTTGCTCCCATTAAAATGGCCTCTTTCATTCCTTCTGGGAGTTTTTTATCACTTGTTACTTTCTCCCTAGTATCAGCTAGTTTTTTTCCTTCCCGGTTGAATTTATCCAATCCTTTTTGGTCATGTGATAGTAAATATTCTTGTAAACCAGCGACTTGCGCTTGGAACCAATCGCCACGTTCTTTTAAAATCGTTGCTCTTTTCGATACATCATTCTTTAATGTTTCGATTTCACTTGCTTGATTCATCGCGAATGAAAGAATAACAATAAGAGCAATGCTAAATAAGGAAGAAATGCTTAAGAGTGTGAACAGTAGTTTTTTTCGAATGCTAACATATTTCATTGTTACCCCTACCTTTTTAAAAACTATTTATTGTAATTTATAAATATTGAGAACGAAACTAATAAAAACATAATTAAGAAGTTATTAATCTGTTCAATGAAAATTATAGCAGATAATGGAATATGGCAGATTAATGTGATTAAATGTTCTTAAAATGTATACATTTGTATATCAAAAAATTCATAAATAAAAATCAGAAATGGTATTGTAATTTGAAATAACATCCTGTATACTTCTAATTAGTTGATAACGATTATCACTATCAACTAAACATTACTCTTCGTTATGTTGGTCATACCCCTTTTTGACGACGTAAGTCAGAGACGAATGTTGAAATATCTTGTGTCCTATTCTACAGAATTATGGTAATCTCCAACCTCAACTTATATGCGTAAGCATGCAAAAAAAGGATCCTATCCGTGAAGGGATCCTTTTTTGCATGTTGTCGCAATTAATGTGTATAGACCTGGTATACGTTCTTCAATTCCTTCGGGTGAAGTAGAAGGGAAAACCCACCTTTGATGAGACCCGTGTTCTTCAACTAGCTTTTCAATTTTAAAACGTTCTTCCGCAAGTGTTGTAACAATTTCTCCTAACGTCCAGCGGCGTATGTTTGTCTTCGGTAATGATTCTTTCTGCGATTCTGTAAGAAGAATGCTATAAGCAACATCATCTTCAATCAATTCTTCATCGAAATAATTTCCATTGGCCCGAAATGATGGATGATCTACACCTAATAATTTAGTGTAAATAGGATGATAGTCACGAAGGATAAGCATTCCATCTTGTTTAAGTAAGTTAGCAATCTTTTGAAAGAGTGGTTTTAAATCTAAAAAGTAATGAAGTACACCAAGTTCCAGCAATACGACATCAAATGATTCGGAAAGATTTACATCCAGTACATCAGAGACGATGTATTGGATAGAGACACCAGCAGCTTCGGCTAGTTCGGTTGCGTATTTTTCATTACTTGCTGAAATGTCTACAACTGTTACATCGGCTCCTAAAAGAGCAAGAGCAACTGCTTTATTTCCTTTTGATCCGAGTAAATTAATAATACGCTTTCCTTTTGGAGATTGTATGTAAGGTAAATAATGATTTACCTCGCGCACGGGATCTTCCATGAGCTTTTTCGCATAATCCTCTGGCGCCCCGTGGCGATTTGTCCAAGCTTCATAAGCAGCTGCGTTCCAGCTTTTTTCATTAATAGTACTTAGTTGTTTTTGATTCAATTTTATCACTCCTTTTGTGAACGTATAGTTATTCGGTGAATGAGTAGGATTTCCTGTTTTTTTGAATAAAAGTTTGATTTTTCTGTTGTCAAGTCGTAAAATACGTTTTATACATAAAAGCGTTGAAAAGGAAAAGTAGAATGGAACCATTCTTTCCAGAGAGCTTCGGTAGCTGAGAAGAAGCAAGAATATTCATTTGAACAATGGCCTTTGAGCTTCGTCCTGAACTTATCAAATGATAATAGTAGGCGGCGACGAGAGTTGGTACTCGTTATCAAAACCACAGTATAAGAGCATATAGCTCCGTACTTGTTAAGGTTAGTTATGCGAATGACTGACGAAATAAGGTGGTACCGCGACTGTTTATACAGCCCCGCCCTTATCTTTTTTAAGATAAGGGCGGGGCTTTTTATATTTTAAAGGAGGAATATAAGATGAGTATTTTTATTGGAGGCGCTTGGCCGTATGCAAATGGTTCGTTACACCTTGGACACATTGCTAGTTTGTTACCAGGAGATATTTTAGCACGTTATTACAGGGCAAAAGGTGAGCATGTGTTGTATGTTTCAGGAAGTGATTGTAATGGAACACCGATTACAATTAGAGCAAAGCAAGACGGTGTGACGGTGAAAGAAATTGCTGATAAGTATCACGAAGAGTTTGAGCGATGTTTTCGTAGCCTTGGTTTTACTTATGATTGCTATACACGTACAGATAGCGAGCATCATCATGAAACTGTTCAAAAAGTCTTTTTGCGACTATTAGAAGAAGGTTATATTTATAAAAAAGTAGTTGAACAAGCTTATTGCGAAACGTGTACGCAATTTTTACCGGATCGATATGTAGAAGGTATTTGTCCGCATTGTCATGAAGCAGCAAGGGGCGATCAATGCGATGCTTGTTCCGCTATTTTAGATCCACTCGATTTGTTAGAAAAGAAATGTAAGTTATGTGGTAGTACGCCATCAGTACAGGAAACAGAGCATTTCTATTTTGCATTGCATAAATTTCAGCAGCAAATTAAAGAGGCCGTAGAAATTGCAAAGCAGAAAGGAACATGGCGCGACAATGCAATTCAATTAACAGAGAGATATTTAAAGGAAGGATTACAAGATAGGGCAGTGTCACGTGATTTACCAATTGGGGTACCAATTCCAGTGGCAGGATATGAAGATAAGAAAATTTACGTATGGATTGAAGCAGTGACAGGATATTATTCGGCGAGTAAAAATTGGGCTGAAGAAACAGGGAAAGATGATCAAGAGTTTTGGGATAAAGAAGCGGAAACATATTATGTACATGGTAAGGATAATATTCCGTTTCATTCAATCATTTGGCCAGCGGTATTACTTGGAATAGGAGAAGAAGCGATCCCGCGTCATATCGTTTCGAATGAGTATTTAACAGTAGAAAAAAGAAAATTATCGACAAGTAAAAACTGGGCAGTATGGGTGCCAGACATATTAGAACGCTACAATCCCGATTCTATTCGTTACTTTTTAACAGTTAACGCACCAGAAAATCGTGATACTGATTTTTCATGGCGTGAATTCATTTACAGTCATAATAGTGAATTGTTAGGTGCATACGGGAACTTTGTGAACCGGACATTAAAGTTTATTGAAAAATATTATGGTGGTACTGTACCGAAGGGAAGTATTGATGTAGAGCTGAAAGATAAAGTAGAAGGATTATATAAAAGTGTAGGAGAGGCGATTGAACAAACTAAATTTAAGGTGGCACTAGAAACAATATTTGATGCAGTACGCTTTGCAAATAAATACTTTGATGAAAAGCAGCCTTGGAAACAAAGAGAAGACGACCCAGTTTCATGTGAGGAAACAATTTATAATTGTGTTTACCTAATAGCAAACTTTGCACAACTGCTTGAACCATTTTTACCGTTTTCAAGTGAAAGAGTTAGAAATACATTATCGAGTGTTAAAGTAAATTGGGAACCTCAAAATACGTTGCCAAACCGAATTGATAATGTGCAGCCATTATTTGAGCGAATCGATGTAAAACAAATTGAACATGAGGTAGAGAAGTTATATGGAGCGGTAAAGTGAAATATAAGGAAAAGACCTTTCAAATAAATGAAAGGTCTTTTGTTATGCTGTATAACCCTCTTTCTTATCTTTCAAAAAGAAAAGCACAGCAAGGATTACGAGAATAATAGCCGCAATATCATATGTTATTTTGAAGGTAGTAATAAAGTTTAACATATCGTAACTTTATTCACATTTATATACAAGTTGATGTTGTCACGCACTATGCACACGATTATGTTTTTTTTCTTTCCTAGCAGTAAGTAGTTGTGGTGTGAAAATACCGAGTAATATAACCACAATACCAATCCACTGCATTGGCGATACAACTTCATGAACAAGTGTAATAGAAGCGATAATTGCTGTTGGTAATTCAGCTGCACCTAATATTGTACCAAGTCCCGTTCCGACTTTTGGTACCCCAATTGAAAAACAAATGACAGGTATAATAACCCCGAACAGTCCAAGGAAGAAAGCATATTTCCATAGGCCTGCTTGTAAAGCGCCGTCCGTTAAAAAGGTAGGCGGGAAAAATAAGCATACAATAAGAGTAGCACTTGTTGTCATAAGAAAGCTTTTCGTATAAGGCGGAACATCTGTAGCAACGCGCCCGCTTACAAATACATAGAATGAGAAAGAGACGGCAGCTAATAGTCCGAAAATAATACCTTTCGTAGAAAAGTTTTGTCCAAGACCTTCAAATACTCCACCAGCAAACAATGTACCAGTAAATAAAATAATAATAGATATAACTTTCTCACGGCTTGGGAATGTCCGGTTGGCAATCGCTTCGATGACTACACCAATCCAAGTGAACTGAAAGAGTAAAACGACAGCGATAGAGGCTGGCAATTCTTCTACGGAAATAGCATAGAAAATACCTGTCATACTCATTGTTGTGCCGACTGTTAGTAACGAAAAGAATTGTTTTTTTGATACTTTATGACGTGAAAAGAACAGAACGAGTAAAAGTAGTCCAATCCATCCGAAGACATATTGCCCTCCTAGTAGTTGGTGTGCGGAAAATCCGTCGATGAATCCGAGTTTAAAAATAGTTGAAAGTACGCCGTAGCTACAAGCGCCGAATAAAACTAGTAATGAATACTTAAACTTCTCCATAAAAATCCTCCTTTTAAATAATAAAAAACGCCCGCTATCCAAATAAGGATAACGGGCGAACGAAACAGAGTAAGATACTCTACAAAATTCCGCCATTCATACGAAGTATGAATTTGGGGTATGAAATTAGAGTAGGTTTTACATTGCTTTTGGGAATACAATGGAGCATTTTACACCTTGAGGTGTGTTTTGTATTCCATAAGGAAACTGATGTTTATCTAATATTTGTTTTACAATATATAACCCAAGACCACTACCTTGTACTAAGCCATGTTTGTCAGGATTTGCGCGATAGAATGGTTCAAATAAATGGGCAAGTTTATCTTCATCAATTTGAGAACCTGTATTTAATACTTCTAATGCGTAACCGTTTGGCTTTTCATAAAGTTTTATATATACATGCTGATGGTCAATTGTATAATGAATTGCATTTGAAATAATGTTAAAAATAGCAGTTTGCATAAATTTAGGATCAGCTAAAATTTGTACATCTTGTTTAATGTTAGATTGAACATTTAATTGTTTTACAGATACAAAATAATCTACTTTCTTTATAACG
It encodes:
- a CDS encoding EamA family transporter: MEKFKYSLLVLFGACSYGVLSTIFKLGFIDGFSAHQLLGGQYVFGWIGLLLLVLFFSRHKVSKKQFFSLLTVGTTMSMTGIFYAISVEELPASIAVVLLFQFTWIGVVIEAIANRTFPSREKVISIIILFTGTLFAGGVFEGLGQNFSTKGIIFGLLAAVSFSFYVFVSGRVATDVPPYTKSFLMTTSATLIVCLFFPPTFLTDGALQAGLWKYAFFLGLFGVIIPVICFSIGVPKVGTGLGTILGAAELPTAIIASITLVHEVVSPMQWIGIVVILLGIFTPQLLTARKEKKHNRVHSA
- a CDS encoding methyl-accepting chemotaxis protein: MKYVSIRKKLLFTLLSISSLFSIALIVILSFAMNQASEIETLKNDVSKRATILKERGDWFQAQVAGLQEYLLSHDQKGLDKFNREGKKLADTREKVTSDKKLPEGMKEAILMGAKWRSVVDNEVLPLAREGKWDEASKIALAQTDYVNDLLSRFTKYANEENDKRDVLIADVESSSSLIQYIIFFSLITCTLTSILLAWWFSGKLVKPIRQIDAKLKELASQDGDLTARLHVTSKDEIGDIANSFNQMLANLQRIIKQVQQTSTSVKEASENVFIETTASMENTAKTKETMNALEHNIRSQVSSIEESSTAMDDMATSVQRIAQAASSAASLAVTTSEKADDGNKVIEKSITQMHTINEAVNATSQVVERLITHTNHIDTALQSISNIAEQTNLLALNASIEAARAGEHGKGFAVVADEVRKLAEQSQLAANDINHLLHQIQADTKIANDMMTQGQSEASEGITVIRTAGSSFSEIVNHINNFSTQIQEMSATAEEMAASSEEMNAALNNIASISNEVAAETSKTATSAGDQVNKMSVVAKKSSEMKTIVQELEVLVSHFKTNS
- a CDS encoding class I SAM-dependent methyltransferase is translated as MVPFYFSFSTLLCIKRILRLDNRKIKLLFKKTGNPTHSPNNYTFTKGVIKLNQKQLSTINEKSWNAAAYEAWTNRHGAPEDYAKKLMEDPVREVNHYLPYIQSPKGKRIINLLGSKGNKAVALALLGADVTVVDISASNEKYATELAEAAGVSIQYIVSDVLDVNLSESFDVVLLELGVLHYFLDLKPLFQKIANLLKQDGMLILRDYHPIYTKLLGVDHPSFRANGNYFDEELIEDDVAYSILLTESQKESLPKTNIRRWTLGEIVTTLAEERFKIEKLVEEHGSHQRWVFPSTSPEGIEERIPGLYTLIATTCKKGSLHG
- the metG gene encoding methionine--tRNA ligase — protein: MSIFIGGAWPYANGSLHLGHIASLLPGDILARYYRAKGEHVLYVSGSDCNGTPITIRAKQDGVTVKEIADKYHEEFERCFRSLGFTYDCYTRTDSEHHHETVQKVFLRLLEEGYIYKKVVEQAYCETCTQFLPDRYVEGICPHCHEAARGDQCDACSAILDPLDLLEKKCKLCGSTPSVQETEHFYFALHKFQQQIKEAVEIAKQKGTWRDNAIQLTERYLKEGLQDRAVSRDLPIGVPIPVAGYEDKKIYVWIEAVTGYYSASKNWAEETGKDDQEFWDKEAETYYVHGKDNIPFHSIIWPAVLLGIGEEAIPRHIVSNEYLTVEKRKLSTSKNWAVWVPDILERYNPDSIRYFLTVNAPENRDTDFSWREFIYSHNSELLGAYGNFVNRTLKFIEKYYGGTVPKGSIDVELKDKVEGLYKSVGEAIEQTKFKVALETIFDAVRFANKYFDEKQPWKQREDDPVSCEETIYNCVYLIANFAQLLEPFLPFSSERVRNTLSSVKVNWEPQNTLPNRIDNVQPLFERIDVKQIEHEVEKLYGAVK